In Aquipuribacter nitratireducens, the following proteins share a genomic window:
- a CDS encoding SDR family oxidoreductase gives MSALRVLFVGGSGTISTACSHLAVERGIDLTVLNRGTGRRALPQGVEHVAADVRDPDSVREALGDREFDAVVDWVAFTPDHVRTDLALFEGRTGQYVFISSASAYQTPPARLPIRESTPLRNPLWQYSRDKIACEDLLTQAYRDRGVPVTVVRPSHTYDRTLVPFDAGWTFVERMRQGKEVVVHGDGSSLWTLTHSTDFARGFVPLLGHPRTLGEAFHITSDDALTWDQIAHALAVAAGVEARIVHVPSDAIAAVDADWGAGLLGDKTHSAVFDTTKVRALVPDFVCRVPFEQGAREIVAWHDEDPARRVVDPHHDRLQDGLVERFRVPGARQRA, from the coding sequence ATGAGCGCGCTGCGGGTCCTGTTCGTCGGCGGCAGCGGGACCATCAGCACCGCCTGCAGCCACCTGGCCGTGGAACGGGGGATCGACCTCACCGTGCTGAACCGGGGGACCGGCCGGCGCGCGCTGCCGCAGGGCGTCGAGCACGTCGCGGCCGACGTCCGCGACCCCGACTCGGTGCGCGAGGCGCTGGGCGACCGGGAGTTCGACGCCGTCGTCGACTGGGTCGCCTTCACACCCGACCACGTCCGCACCGACCTCGCCCTGTTCGAGGGCCGCACCGGCCAGTACGTCTTCATCAGCTCCGCCTCGGCCTACCAGACGCCCCCGGCCCGCCTGCCCATCCGCGAGTCGACGCCACTGCGCAACCCGCTGTGGCAGTACAGCCGCGACAAGATCGCGTGCGAGGACCTGCTGACGCAGGCGTACCGCGACCGGGGGGTGCCCGTCACCGTCGTGCGGCCCTCGCACACCTACGACCGGACCCTCGTGCCGTTCGACGCGGGCTGGACGTTCGTCGAGCGGATGCGGCAGGGCAAGGAGGTCGTCGTCCACGGGGACGGCAGCTCGCTGTGGACGCTGACGCACAGCACGGACTTCGCCCGCGGGTTCGTGCCCCTGCTGGGCCACCCGCGCACGCTGGGCGAGGCGTTCCACATCACGTCCGACGACGCACTCACCTGGGACCAGATCGCCCACGCCCTCGCCGTGGCCGCAGGGGTCGAGGCGCGCATCGTCCACGTCCCCTCCGACGCGATCGCGGCCGTCGACGCGGACTGGGGCGCCGGGCTGCTCGGCGACAAGACGCACTCCGCCGTGTTCGACACGACGAAGGTGAGGGCGCTCGTCCCGGACTTCGTCTGCCGTGTCCCCTTCGAGCAGGGGGCGCGAGAGATCGTCGCCTGGCACGACGAGGACCCGGCCCGCCGGGTCGTGGACCCCCACCACGACCGGTTGCAGGACGGGCTCGTCGAGCGCTTCCGCGTGCCCGGTGCCCGGCAGCGCGCGTGA
- a CDS encoding L-threonylcarbamoyladenylate synthase: MDVAAAAALLRAGGLVAFPTETVYGLGAHALDERAVRRVFAVKGRPADNPLIVHVASLDEVGAVAASVPDGARRLAERYWPGPLTLVLAARPEVPAVTRGGRDSIAVRVPAHPLALDLLRAAAVPVAAPSANRSGRPSPTTAAHVRADLGDDVDAVLDGGPCEVGVESTVVDARGAVPVVLREGAVPADELGAVAGSAAQLGASPGTRHRHYAPRCRVVVASAGEGGQVSAALAGEGHRVALVSPGGAPDGVLHLAAVAEPADLARRLYALLRAAEDAAVDVVVVEAVPEEGVGRAVMDRLRRAADAGG, encoded by the coding sequence GTGGACGTCGCCGCCGCCGCCGCCCTCCTGCGTGCCGGGGGGCTCGTCGCCTTTCCCACCGAGACCGTGTACGGCCTCGGGGCGCACGCGCTCGACGAGCGCGCGGTGCGCCGGGTGTTCGCCGTCAAGGGGCGCCCGGCCGACAACCCCCTCATCGTCCACGTCGCCTCCCTCGACGAGGTCGGTGCCGTGGCGGCGTCCGTCCCGGACGGCGCGCGGCGGCTGGCGGAGCGCTACTGGCCGGGCCCGCTCACCCTCGTGCTCGCCGCGCGCCCGGAGGTGCCCGCGGTGACCCGTGGGGGACGCGACAGCATCGCGGTCCGGGTGCCCGCGCACCCGCTCGCCCTCGACCTGCTGCGGGCGGCGGCGGTCCCGGTCGCGGCGCCGAGCGCCAACCGGTCGGGCCGGCCCTCGCCGACGACGGCCGCCCACGTGAGGGCCGACCTCGGCGACGACGTCGACGCCGTCCTCGACGGGGGTCCCTGCGAGGTCGGGGTGGAGTCGACGGTCGTCGACGCCCGTGGAGCGGTGCCCGTCGTGCTCCGCGAGGGCGCAGTGCCCGCCGACGAGCTCGGGGCCGTCGCCGGGTCCGCCGCCCAGCTGGGCGCCTCACCCGGCACCCGGCACCGGCACTACGCGCCGCGCTGCCGAGTGGTCGTCGCGTCGGCGGGGGAGGGGGGGCAGGTCTCCGCGGCGCTGGCCGGCGAGGGCCACCGCGTCGCCCTCGTGTCCCCGGGGGGTGCACCCGACGGCGTGCTCCACCTCGCGGCCGTCGCGGAACCCGCGGACCTCGCACGCCGGCTGTACGCCCTGCTGCGGGCAGCCGAGGACGCCGCGGTCGACGTCGTCGTCGTCGAGGCGGTCCCCGAGGAGGGCGTCGGGCGGGCGGTCATGGACCGGCTGCGCCGGGCGGCGGACGCCGGCGGCTGA
- a CDS encoding TetR/AcrR family transcriptional regulator C-terminal domain-containing protein — MAGTDEVRRGRTGLSRSRVLEAAVALADRDGVDGLTIRALATELSTKPMSIYHYVAGKDAILDGLVDQVFAEITHPPTDLPWQAALRVRCHSAREVLARHPWAVPLLESRVNPGEATLDHHEAVLACLRGGGLSLRLTAHAYAVLDSYVYGFALQEATLPAHGSADIADVAEQILAGMDAGRYPSLHELTRDHVLQPGYGFGASFEVGMDLLLDGLTALAEQEADLDGPAA; from the coding sequence GTGGCAGGCACGGACGAGGTGCGGCGCGGGCGGACCGGGCTCAGCCGGTCACGGGTCCTCGAGGCGGCGGTCGCGCTCGCCGACCGGGACGGCGTCGACGGGCTGACGATCCGGGCCCTGGCCACGGAGCTGTCGACCAAGCCCATGTCGATCTACCACTACGTCGCCGGCAAGGACGCGATCCTCGACGGCCTCGTCGACCAGGTCTTCGCCGAGATCACCCACCCGCCCACCGACCTGCCGTGGCAGGCCGCCCTGCGCGTGCGGTGCCACTCGGCCCGCGAGGTGCTCGCGCGGCACCCCTGGGCCGTGCCGCTGCTGGAGTCGCGGGTGAACCCGGGTGAGGCGACGCTCGACCACCACGAGGCCGTGCTCGCCTGCCTGCGCGGCGGTGGGCTCTCGCTGCGCCTCACCGCCCACGCCTACGCCGTCCTCGACAGCTACGTCTACGGCTTCGCCCTGCAGGAGGCGACGCTGCCCGCCCACGGCAGCGCCGACATCGCCGACGTCGCCGAGCAGATCCTCGCGGGCATGGACGCCGGGCGGTACCCGTCGCTCCACGAGCTCACGCGCGACCACGTCCTGCAGCCCGGGTACGGGTTCGGGGCCTCCTTCGAGGTCGGCATGGACCTGCTGCTCGACGGGCTCACCGCGCTCGCGGAGCAGGAGGCGGACCTCGACGGTCCGGCCGCTTGA
- a CDS encoding NAD(P)-dependent alcohol dehydrogenase → MTTQQSQRPTRAPRTTAVPTRMRAAVRERYGPPATITSQARPVPSPGAGQVLVEVHAAGVDRGVWHLATGLPYVMRLGTGLRRPRQAVLGLDVAGVVVGVGEGVTRLAVGDRVFGIGTGTWAEYALAREDKLSLVPDGVDLVDAAAVPVSGATALQAVHDVARVQPGQRVLVLGASGGVGSYLVQVARAAGAHVTGVASASKLDLVRDLGAEEALDHRRHDPLDGSRCFDVVLDVGGRRPLRHLRRALTPDGTLVIVGGEGGDRVLGGTDRQLRALVLSLLVKQRLTTFVAGEGRASTDRLAVMLRDGTVRPAVGSRYPLERAADALTDLVEGRIRGKAVVVVRGEER, encoded by the coding sequence ATGACGACGCAGCAGTCCCAGCGGCCGACGAGGGCGCCGCGCACGACGGCGGTGCCCACCCGCATGCGTGCCGCCGTGCGGGAGCGGTACGGCCCGCCCGCCACGATCACCTCCCAGGCCCGCCCTGTGCCGTCGCCGGGAGCCGGGCAGGTGCTCGTCGAGGTCCACGCGGCCGGCGTCGACCGGGGCGTCTGGCACCTCGCGACCGGCCTGCCGTACGTCATGCGGCTCGGCACGGGCCTGCGGCGCCCGCGCCAGGCGGTGCTCGGCCTCGACGTCGCCGGGGTCGTCGTCGGCGTCGGTGAGGGCGTCACCCGGCTGGCGGTGGGGGACCGCGTCTTCGGGATCGGGACGGGGACGTGGGCGGAGTACGCCCTCGCCCGCGAGGACAAGCTGAGCCTCGTCCCCGACGGCGTGGACCTCGTCGACGCGGCCGCGGTGCCCGTGTCCGGGGCGACCGCGCTCCAGGCGGTCCACGACGTCGCCCGCGTGCAGCCGGGGCAGCGGGTGCTGGTTCTCGGCGCCTCCGGCGGTGTCGGGAGCTACCTCGTGCAGGTCGCGCGAGCCGCGGGCGCCCACGTGACCGGCGTCGCGAGCGCGAGCAAGCTCGACCTGGTCCGTGACCTCGGCGCGGAGGAGGCGCTCGACCACCGCCGGCACGACCCGCTCGACGGGAGCCGATGCTTCGACGTCGTCCTCGACGTCGGCGGAAGGCGGCCGCTGCGGCACCTGCGCCGCGCACTCACGCCCGACGGGACCCTCGTGATCGTCGGCGGGGAGGGCGGTGACCGCGTCCTCGGTGGGACGGATCGTCAGCTGCGTGCCCTGGTCCTGTCCCTCCTGGTGAAGCAGCGGCTCACCACGTTCGTCGCCGGGGAAGGACGCGCGAGCACCGACCGGCTCGCGGTCATGCTCCGCGACGGCACGGTGCGACCTGCAGTCGGGAGTCGGTACCCGCTGGAGCGGGCCGCCGACGCCCTCACCGACCTCGTCGAGGGCCGGATCCGGGGCAAGGCCGTCGTCGTCGTGCGGGGGGAGGAGCGGTGA
- a CDS encoding DUF4386 domain-containing protein yields the protein MSALRQATAPTAHAAGELRDVGLVTSPRAAALWAGGSYAALFLLAIFANFAVVERLVDPADPGATLTALAGEASLVRAAVLAFGVVFVLDVVIAWALFVVLRPAGRDRALLAAWSRLTYTAFLGVALVPLLLALQLSTEDAYADLDPATREAAVGLAVDSFDLLWLTGLAVFGLHLVVVGALVVRSRTAPRLLGGLLVVAGVAYVLDTAAHVVLSDYERWAGLLLLVVAVPSVVGELWLTLWLLVRAGRDRGSSTGARP from the coding sequence GTGAGCGCCCTCCGGCAGGCGACCGCCCCGACGGCCCACGCCGCGGGCGAGCTCCGCGACGTCGGCCTCGTCACCTCTCCCCGCGCCGCCGCGCTGTGGGCCGGTGGCAGCTACGCGGCGTTGTTCCTCCTCGCGATCTTCGCGAACTTCGCCGTCGTCGAGCGGCTCGTCGACCCGGCGGACCCCGGCGCGACGCTCACGGCCCTCGCGGGGGAGGCGTCGCTCGTCCGGGCCGCCGTCCTCGCCTTCGGCGTCGTGTTCGTCCTCGACGTCGTCATCGCGTGGGCGCTGTTCGTCGTCCTGCGGCCCGCCGGCCGGGACCGGGCGCTGCTGGCGGCGTGGTCGCGCCTCACGTACACCGCGTTCCTCGGCGTCGCCCTCGTCCCGCTGCTGCTCGCTCTCCAGCTGTCGACCGAGGACGCGTACGCCGACCTCGATCCCGCCACGCGGGAGGCGGCGGTCGGTCTCGCCGTGGACTCCTTCGACCTCCTGTGGCTGACCGGGCTCGCCGTCTTCGGGTTGCACCTCGTCGTGGTCGGGGCCCTCGTCGTGCGCTCGCGCACCGCGCCCCGGCTGCTCGGCGGGCTGCTCGTCGTCGCGGGCGTCGCGTACGTGCTCGACACCGCCGCGCACGTCGTGCTCAGCGACTACGAGCGCTGGGCCGGCCTGCTGCTCCTCGTCGTCGCGGTGCCCTCCGTCGTCGGTGAGCTGTGGCTCACGCTCTGGCTGCTGGTGCGGGCGGGCCGAGACCGCGGGTCCTCAACGGGTGCCCGGCCCTGA
- a CDS encoding LiaF domain-containing protein, with amino-acid sequence MSGPVTTGAPTCERTGTPVATVTVGALLVVAGGLWVADELGAVDVPWSLGLALAVLAVGVLLLVTSRSRHAGGLVPLGVVLSALLVLTVVLPSPVVTDGGAGDRRYRPTSVTELAERYELGAGTLVLDLRDLPEAAPADAAAPTRTEVEVGVGEIRVLVPADLAVDVTAEAGTGEVTVLGERRDGLSPSLAVPADADADAVLVLDLRVGLGTVEVTR; translated from the coding sequence GTGAGCGGGCCCGTGACGACCGGCGCGCCGACCTGCGAGCGGACCGGCACGCCGGTCGCCACCGTGACGGTCGGGGCGCTGCTCGTCGTCGCCGGCGGGCTGTGGGTCGCCGACGAGCTCGGAGCCGTCGACGTCCCGTGGTCGCTCGGCCTCGCCCTCGCCGTGCTCGCCGTGGGCGTCCTGCTCCTCGTCACCTCGCGGTCCCGGCACGCGGGGGGCCTCGTGCCCCTCGGCGTCGTGCTGTCCGCGCTCCTCGTGCTCACCGTCGTCCTGCCCTCCCCCGTCGTCACCGACGGGGGCGCCGGCGACCGGCGCTACCGACCGACCTCGGTCACCGAGCTGGCGGAGCGATACGAGCTGGGGGCCGGGACCCTCGTCCTCGACCTCCGTGACCTGCCCGAGGCGGCCCCGGCGGACGCGGCGGCACCGACCCGCACGGAGGTGGAGGTCGGGGTCGGTGAGATCCGCGTCCTCGTGCCCGCCGACCTCGCCGTCGACGTGACGGCGGAGGCCGGTACCGGGGAGGTCACGGTGCTCGGCGAGCGCCGTGACGGTCTGTCCCCGTCGCTCGCCGTGCCGGCCGACGCGGACGCCGACGCCGTGCTGGTGCTCGACCTCCGGGTCGGGCTCGGGACCGTGGAGGTGACCCGGTGA
- a CDS encoding PspC domain-containing protein, whose translation MRRPRDGRAVLGVAAGLARYLGVDPVVVRVGFVLLALFGGSGLLLYVVGALVIPVEEPGTSSAARRR comes from the coding sequence CTGCGGCGGCCCCGCGACGGTCGCGCCGTCCTCGGGGTCGCGGCCGGGCTCGCCCGCTACCTCGGGGTCGACCCGGTGGTCGTCCGGGTCGGGTTCGTGCTCCTCGCCCTGTTCGGGGGGTCGGGACTGCTGCTGTACGTGGTGGGAGCGCTCGTCATCCCGGTCGAGGAGCCTGGCACGTCCTCGGCCGCGCGACGTCGATGA
- a CDS encoding DapH/DapD/GlmU-related protein, translated as MDLETFLAHVDRGGRLVGGSEHHRFMHAAAQEALGTVAELNSGYRSEDEVRALLSRLTGTTVDASVVVFPPFYSEFGKNLRFGRDVFVNMGCRFQDTGGITIEDGALIGHGCTLTTLDHDMDPERRADMLPRAVVVGRGAWLGAGVTVVPGVRIGHGAVVGAGAVVTRDVPPDTVVAGVPARVIRPTGFTTPP; from the coding sequence ATGGACCTCGAGACCTTCCTCGCCCACGTCGACCGCGGCGGGCGGCTGGTGGGGGGCTCCGAGCACCACCGCTTCATGCACGCCGCCGCGCAGGAGGCGCTGGGCACCGTCGCCGAGCTCAACTCCGGCTACCGCAGCGAGGACGAGGTCCGCGCTCTCCTGTCCCGGCTCACCGGGACGACGGTCGACGCCTCGGTCGTGGTCTTCCCGCCCTTCTACAGCGAGTTCGGCAAGAACCTGCGGTTCGGCCGCGACGTCTTCGTCAACATGGGGTGCCGGTTCCAGGACACCGGCGGGATCACGATCGAGGACGGCGCCCTCATCGGGCACGGCTGCACCCTCACGACGCTCGACCACGACATGGACCCCGAGCGCCGCGCCGACATGCTGCCCCGCGCCGTCGTCGTCGGCCGGGGGGCCTGGCTCGGCGCCGGCGTGACGGTCGTCCCAGGCGTGAGGATCGGCCACGGGGCGGTCGTCGGGGCGGGAGCCGTCGTGACGAGGGACGTGCCGCCCGACACCGTGGTGGCGGGGGTCCCGGCCCGCGTCATCCGGCCGACCGGCTTCACGACCCCGCCGTAG
- a CDS encoding pyruvate, phosphate dikinase/phosphoenolpyruvate synthase regulator — MATDDEPAVPVFFLSDSTGISAETMGNALLIQFPDVRFERTLIPFIRTVEQAREVVATLDAAMDGPVPPLVFTTAAEDDVRLALHGTRAPVIDFFDLHMSRVEEILGRRGVREPSRLHGVGDIVRYNTRMAAVEFTIEHDDGQSSRAMERADVVLLAPSRCGKTPTSMYLALQHGLFVANYPLVDEDLESDDLPRPVRDIGDRCVGITTTVDRLARVRSERRPGSRYASPEQCRWELRRAEALYRRHRLPVIDSAAKSVEEMSALIVQLHKARTSHSRPKGGTA, encoded by the coding sequence ATGGCGACGGACGACGAGCCCGCCGTGCCCGTGTTCTTCCTCTCGGACTCCACCGGCATCAGCGCCGAGACCATGGGCAACGCCCTCCTCATCCAGTTCCCCGACGTCCGGTTCGAGCGCACCCTCATCCCCTTCATCCGCACCGTCGAGCAGGCGCGCGAGGTGGTCGCGACCCTCGACGCGGCGATGGACGGCCCCGTGCCGCCGCTGGTCTTCACGACCGCGGCCGAGGACGACGTCCGCCTCGCGCTGCACGGCACTCGCGCGCCGGTCATCGACTTCTTCGACCTCCACATGTCGCGGGTCGAGGAGATCCTCGGCAGGCGCGGGGTCCGGGAGCCGTCCCGGCTGCACGGGGTCGGCGACATCGTCCGCTACAACACGCGGATGGCGGCGGTCGAGTTCACGATCGAGCACGACGACGGCCAGAGCTCACGCGCCATGGAGCGAGCCGACGTCGTGCTCCTCGCCCCCAGCCGGTGCGGCAAGACCCCGACGAGCATGTACCTCGCCCTGCAGCACGGGCTGTTCGTCGCGAACTACCCGCTCGTCGACGAGGACCTCGAGTCCGACGACCTGCCGAGGCCGGTCCGCGACATCGGGGACCGCTGCGTCGGCATCACGACGACCGTGGACCGGCTCGCCCGGGTGCGCAGCGAGCGCCGTCCCGGCTCCCGCTACGCCTCACCCGAGCAGTGCCGGTGGGAGCTGCGGCGTGCTGAGGCGCTGTACCGCCGCCACCGCCTGCCCGTCATCGACTCCGCCGCGAAGAGCGTCGAGGAGATGTCCGCTCTCATCGTCCAGCTCCACAAGGCCCGCACCTCGCACAGCCGTCCTAAGGGAGGAACCGCATGA
- the ppsA gene encoding phosphoenolpyruvate synthase, which yields MSPTPTVRWFAELGMGDVEEVGGKNASLGEMVSHLADLGVRVPDGFATTATAYRRFLADTGLAERIDGLLDGLDTDDTRRLAEVGAEIRQAIAEQPFPADLESDVRAAFERLVAASSGPDGHEPSFAVRSSATAEDLPDASFAGQQETFLNVRGIDAVLHAIREVFASLYNDRAISYRVHHDFDHAAVALSAGVQRMVRSDVGSSGVMFTMDTESGFRDAVFVTSAYGLGEGVVQGAVNPDEFYVYKPALRAGRPAILKRGVGAKATKMVYTATAEVGRTTEFVDVDPTERRRLSLTDDEVTELARHALTIEEHYGRPMDIEWGKDGVDGLLYVLQARPETVQSRATGTLERYRMPREASSADVLVEGRAIGQRIGAGAVRVLASLDDMHDFATGDVLVASMTDPDWEPIMKRASAIVTDRGGRTCHAAIIARELGIPAVVGTGSATRDLTDGREVTVSCAEGDTGLVYDGRLEFDVERTELDAMPDVPVKIMMNVGTPEQAFAFSRLPHSGVGLARLEFIINRQIGIHPRALLDLAADPGSLPGDLRAEVEELIAAYDGPREFFVQRVAEGVATIAAAFAPEPVIVRLSDFKSNEYANLVGGPRYEPEEENPMIGYRGASRYLSPDFADCFAMECEALRYVRDEMGLTNVRVMIPFVRTLKEAEGVIDLLAAHGLRRGENDLQVVMMCEVPSNAVIAEQFLEHVDGFSIGSNDMTQLTLGLDRDSAQVADGFDERDPAVLHMLRLAIEACRAKGKYVGICGQGPSDHPDLADWLLEQGIESMSLNPDTVVDTWLRLAGARATVGRGGEGTDGP from the coding sequence ATGAGCCCGACCCCCACCGTCCGCTGGTTCGCCGAGCTCGGCATGGGCGACGTGGAGGAGGTCGGCGGCAAGAACGCGTCGCTGGGGGAGATGGTGTCGCACCTCGCGGACCTCGGCGTGCGGGTGCCCGACGGGTTCGCGACCACGGCGACGGCCTACCGGCGCTTCCTCGCCGACACGGGGCTTGCCGAGCGGATCGACGGCCTGCTCGACGGCCTCGACACCGACGACACCCGTCGCCTCGCCGAGGTCGGTGCCGAGATCCGGCAGGCGATCGCCGAGCAACCGTTCCCCGCCGACCTCGAGAGCGACGTCCGGGCGGCCTTCGAGCGCCTCGTCGCGGCGAGCAGCGGCCCGGACGGGCACGAGCCGTCGTTCGCCGTCCGCTCCTCGGCGACCGCCGAGGACCTGCCGGACGCGAGCTTCGCCGGGCAGCAGGAGACGTTCCTCAACGTGCGCGGGATCGACGCGGTGCTGCACGCGATCCGCGAGGTGTTCGCCTCGCTGTACAACGACCGGGCGATCTCCTACCGGGTCCACCACGACTTCGACCACGCCGCCGTCGCGCTGTCCGCGGGCGTGCAGCGCATGGTCCGCTCCGACGTCGGCTCCTCCGGCGTCATGTTCACGATGGACACCGAGTCCGGCTTCCGCGACGCGGTCTTCGTCACCTCCGCCTACGGCCTCGGAGAGGGTGTCGTGCAGGGCGCCGTCAACCCCGACGAGTTCTACGTCTACAAGCCCGCGCTGCGAGCCGGGCGGCCCGCGATCCTCAAGCGGGGCGTCGGGGCCAAGGCGACGAAGATGGTCTACACCGCGACCGCCGAGGTCGGCCGGACGACGGAGTTCGTCGACGTCGACCCGACCGAGCGGCGTCGTCTCAGCCTCACCGACGACGAGGTCACCGAGCTGGCCCGGCACGCCCTCACGATCGAGGAGCACTACGGGCGTCCGATGGACATCGAGTGGGGCAAGGACGGTGTCGACGGGCTGCTGTACGTCCTGCAGGCCCGGCCGGAGACCGTGCAGTCCCGTGCGACCGGCACCCTCGAGCGCTACCGGATGCCACGGGAGGCCTCCTCCGCCGACGTCCTCGTCGAGGGCCGTGCCATCGGCCAGCGGATCGGCGCCGGCGCGGTGCGGGTCCTCGCCTCCCTCGACGACATGCACGACTTCGCCACGGGCGACGTGCTCGTCGCCTCCATGACGGACCCCGACTGGGAGCCCATCATGAAGCGGGCCTCGGCGATCGTCACCGACCGCGGCGGGCGCACGTGCCACGCCGCGATCATCGCGCGCGAGCTCGGCATCCCCGCCGTCGTCGGCACCGGCAGCGCGACGCGCGACCTCACCGACGGCCGGGAGGTCACCGTCTCGTGCGCGGAGGGCGACACCGGCCTCGTCTACGACGGGCGGCTCGAGTTCGACGTCGAGCGCACCGAGCTCGACGCCATGCCCGACGTCCCCGTCAAGATCATGATGAACGTCGGGACGCCCGAGCAGGCCTTCGCGTTCTCGCGCCTGCCGCACTCCGGCGTCGGCCTCGCCCGGCTGGAGTTCATCATCAACCGCCAGATCGGCATCCACCCCAGGGCCCTGCTCGACCTCGCCGCCGACCCGGGTTCGCTACCGGGCGACCTGCGCGCGGAGGTCGAGGAGCTCATCGCCGCCTACGACGGGCCGCGGGAGTTCTTCGTCCAGCGGGTCGCGGAGGGCGTCGCGACGATCGCGGCGGCGTTCGCGCCCGAGCCGGTCATCGTGCGGCTGAGCGACTTCAAGTCCAACGAGTACGCCAACCTCGTCGGTGGTCCCCGGTACGAGCCGGAGGAGGAGAACCCGATGATCGGCTACCGCGGGGCCTCGCGGTACCTGTCACCGGACTTCGCCGACTGCTTCGCCATGGAGTGCGAGGCGCTGCGGTACGTCCGCGACGAGATGGGCCTGACGAACGTCCGCGTCATGATCCCCTTCGTCCGGACGCTGAAGGAGGCCGAGGGCGTCATCGACCTGCTCGCCGCCCACGGCCTGCGCCGCGGCGAGAACGACCTCCAGGTCGTCATGATGTGCGAGGTCCCGTCGAACGCCGTCATCGCCGAGCAGTTCCTCGAGCACGTCGACGGCTTCTCCATCGGCTCCAACGACATGACGCAGCTGACCCTGGGCCTGGACCGCGACTCCGCCCAGGTCGCCGACGGCTTCGACGAGCGCGACCCCGCCGTCCTCCACATGCTCCGCCTCGCCATCGAGGCGTGCCGGGCGAAGGGCAAGTACGTCGGCATCTGCGGCCAGGGCCCCTCCGACCACCCCGACCTCGCCGACTGGCTCCTCGAGCAGGGCATCGAGTCGATGTCCCTCAACCCCGACACCGTCGTCGACACGTGGCTGCGCCTCGCCGGTGCCCGTGCCACGGTGGGACGAGGAGGAGAAGGGACGGACGGACCATGA